Within Salvia splendens isolate huo1 chromosome 21, SspV2, whole genome shotgun sequence, the genomic segment tttgtcataccgaaaattttggtaaagtaaaggtatgattttttctcatatcgaattttcggtaaggtatacggtatgatggtttcggtaaggtataccgtacctacccacccctagatATATCTCCCATTCTATTAGAAATATCAAACGAGCCAATTTATTGAATTTCGGATCAGTCCTATTTTGATTGCAAGTTAATTGGGTTGATATTTTTTCGCATTGAAGTTGTCAATCTAAAACGTTCAAGTTTTATATTATCTTTTATGGCTAATCAGACTAGAATCCAACGATGAAAATTAATCTATATATGCATAATTCATTCTTAATAATTCAAGACGAGTAATTTTAAGTTTTTGAAATATAGTAGGAATGATAGATTTGTTAGGCACTAATGTGTCAAAATCGAAaagacgcacaacccttatgcgtctttggttaatgacgcacaaccATTTTGCGTCGTTaaaagacgcataacccttatgcgtcactccctaatgacgcataacccttatgcgtcactaaaTAAAGACGCATGATGGTGGTTATGCGTCTCTctattaacgacgcataatggttatgcgtcactccctgagtcagaatacaactaaaacccttcattaaaatggaattccattaacatgcattaccaaaaaaaagaaattttccaTTAGCTAGCCCAACTCATAGCAAAGAAATACAAAGGTTTGGATTTAGCGAGAAAAAGAGAGTACAagcaaaaaaggaaaatggtctTATGCATTGCAATATTTCGACATATTTTCACAGTGATTCATGCTTTGCCTTATTCCATTATTCTCAATGGTTATATTCATTGCAAAAAGACCATGAGGAACAGTTTTAAAGGGTAAAACACGCAAGGATCAAGTGCTACACGCCCACACATATATGAAACTTGCAGCAGCACCTATAATGAGTTCAAATGACAGTGCAAGGCATTGAGATGAGAAATAACAACAAAATCTGGGTTTTTAACAATTGAAGCACTCAGTTCCTATCTATTATCACAACAATACAAGATAAAATTTATGTCCAGCAGCCATCTAAATCAACTCAAATTCACAATCATCTATGTGCTGAATTATGAAAAGGAAACGAACAGTCGTAGAAGGGAAAATTGTAAACCTCATCTCCCTCCTTGAGATTCGAGAGACCCCAACTATACGCCACCAAATTGATCGCCTTGTtagagttagttagttagttaaagGAGTTAGTTAGTTAGATGTAAGCCTATATAAGGCATACCTTGGTGTAGTTTGAAAACaatgttaattatggagcctaaaatatctcctaccatgtttaggatttgtttccttgaagtatatttccttgtgatagatttattccttaaaagatatttccttatggaatatgtttcctagtttgactagaattagggctctctagttacttataaatagaggtgctccctcattgttaaatcatcctgaaattatatagtgaaatcactggcttggcatcgcccccagaggtagatacacattgtatcgaactgggtaaataatttcttgtgttcattctctttcatattcgtgattgcctgtgtttatttcccaacaactggtatcaagagcctagggtttaagaggcagaaatcacaatggggatcgacgagaaaattgctgtagagaagttcgatggatctgatttcggattttggaagatgcagattgaggattacctgtacggtaaagatctctggaagcctttaaaaaccaaacccgaaaagatggaacatgaggagtgggagctgctggacagaaaagcgatgagcgcgattaggctatcgttgtccaaggatgtggcttatcacacgactgcagcaaagtcgacaaaggagatgataaagatcttggaggacatgcatcagaaaccatcaacggcaaacaaggtacatctgattagacgattgtttaattttagaatgcaagaaggaaagctggtgcaacaacatctcaacgagttcaacatgattacttcgcaactgaactcgattaatataaaattcgatgatgaaatttgtgccctgattttgctatcgtctttgcctgagagttgggctggcacagtgacagcagttattgctgcagagacaaaactaacagttgacagagtaagagatctgatgattggtgaggaagttcaccggagagaatcaggatcttctacttcgggatcagcactgaatacagaacagagaggcagatcgaagggaaagcaaaatcatggaagatcaaattccagaggaaggagtcaatccaagaaggatttggataaagttaaatgctggaattgtgatgagtttgggcattttagaaatcaatgtgaggcaccgaagaagtataagaataaggatcagaaggacaagaagacagcaaacgctaccatgtctgatgacgatggcgaggcGTTGGTCTTGAGCGTCAGTAGTCCGATGGAATCGTGGGTATTGGATTCTGGGGCGTCGTTTCACTCCTGCGgcaatgtggagataatggaagactacgtttctggcgattttgggaaggtacatctggctgatgacgagcccttagatatcgtgggaaagggaaacgtgaaggtagtgacgtccaatggatccgtaataaaactgaatggagtcagacacattcctggattgcagagaagtttgatttcgattgggcagcttgatgcagaagggtacaccgtgacgtttggctgcaacaattggaagattaccaagggagctatgatagtagctcgaggtaagaatgagggtacgttgtataccacaactaactccaaagattgcattgatattgcaagtgaggcaaataatgcagatttgtggcactgtcgtcttggccacatgagcgagaaagggatgaagataatgtgctcaagaggtttactgcctggcttgaaaactgttgaagttggcctgtgcgaggattgcgagtttgggaaacagaaaagggtgagtttctcaagaggaggcagaaaattgaagacacagaagttggagatggtccacactgatctatggggaccagcacctgtgaagtccctaggaggctctgaatattatatgactttcatcgacgactctactcgaaagctatgggtttattttctgaagagtaaatccgatgcgtttgacgctttcaggaaatggaaagcccttgttgaaactgaaaccgggatgaaggtgaagtgtctaagatccgataatggagaagaagcacaaccgggtatgtatttacttatggtggtactgctatttcatggacttctaagttgcagaagactgttgctttgtctactacggaggctgaatatgtagctgcgacagaggcaagcaaggagatggtgtggttgcagagtttcttagatgaacttgggaaggagaacaagagtagcatactctacagtgatagtcagagtgctattttcttggcgaagaatccAGCGTTTCATTCTGTTAGAAAGGCCTAGAATATTTTGCAAGATCAACGAGGAGATCACGGAGTAAATGCGGAGATTACGTAGTATCTTTACCATGTAATTATAAAGATTTGATTGAGGGAATATCTTACCATGTATAGTGAGGATTCTAGTCTATATATGATGTGTAATACATTAGTGATATTCAAGCAATAAAATTATCGATTTCTACAcattctaggacaaagcatgtggagttgaaatatcatacatccgacacctagtggagatgaaaatcctgcaacttgtgaagatacttggaagtgagaatcctgcagacatgtttactaaggttgtgaccttagagaaattgaagctatgcatagcttcaattggccttggaacttgaagagaaggttaggcgatgctaagcggatgaagggatgagatcacgaggaaatggttgtttaggagttgttcgtctccaagtgggagattgttaattatggagcctaaaatatctcctaccatgtttaggatttgtttccttgaagtatatttccttgtgatagatttattccttaaaagatatttccttatggaatatgtttcctagtttgactagaattagggttctctagttacttataaatagaggtgctctctcattgttaaatcatcctgaaattatatagtgaaatccctggcttggcatcgcccccagacgtagatacacattgtatcgaactgggtaaacaatttcttgtgttcattctctttcatattcgtgattgcctgtgtttatttcccaacaaacAACAATTCACAATGTAGTCAATACAGATTTTCGATTCGCTTCTTCTTCCCATGCAACAGAAATCGGCagttttcctctataaatatgTTCTTCATCTCCTTCTACGGAGTTCTATCATATCTTCATCCATCTCCTCACATTTTACCTCTGATTTTCACAATGGTCGGTTTGATAAAGGTTGACATCAGTAGCATTTCTCGTAAACACAATCACTCTACAATCAGACGCGTTTATAAAATTCGCCACCTTCTGCCTCGCCAGCTCATATTCATCCGTCGCCTTTGCACTACACAACAACACCAAAACAAACCAACTGAAACAATCCACACACCTTCGCCGATAAAAATTTCCCCCCCAAAAACTCACCTCAGATAGTGAATTCCGCGATGAACGTTCGAATTATACGATTCGTAATAATTCCACAGGGCGTTCAACACCGCCGCCGGCTTCTGCGACGTGGCGGCGTTATCTAAATACACCTGCAGCCTCTTTCTATTCACCTCCTGcgcaataaaaaaatgttcCCACTCAAAAATTGAAACAAGTGTTGATAAATTGAGGGTTCAGGAAGTGGAAGTAGTACCTGGTGAAGGATGGGGAAGTCGGGGCGGGTGAGGTGCGCGAGGGATACGGGTCGGTTGAGAGAGGTGAGGGAGCGGCGGAGGAGGAAGCGAAGGGAACGGTGCGGAGAGCGCGGTTATGGTTGGGGTGGATGGTGCGGAGGGAGGAGGGGAGTTTGATGACGACGGCCTCCATATATATCATCATCGCCGCCGCCGTCGAAAGTCCAAGTAGCGGTGGTAGCAGTTGGTCTAGCAGTTAGCACCACAAAACGATATATACTGCGTGATTTATTGACTGGATTTATgcgtaatttatttttgtgtgacatattgaaaatgtaaataatctattttatgggatgaaatgagtataaataaattaaacaaattttatTCCTACCAATTTGGCTGAAGGGGACGTTTTGAAGGTAAATTCCAATTTGATTAATTGATTTCTCCAAGCCTCGAGTTATTTCTCGATGGATAACGGTTAAATAAGTGTACATAATATCTGATTTAAttagataattaattaatatattttaattctttaattagttaaatatttataattagtaaattattattatttgatatgattaaattattattattcaattatttcattatttaatttaaataatttcacaatttaTCATATCAACTCAatctaattttgttatttatctTATTAATCAAAtatcttattaaaattatctttGATATAATCTTagtaactaaataataatataaaattcaatattaATATAGTCATGGATAATATTTACTTATCATATATTATATTTCATTATTACTTGTCCATCAAACTGAATAAATTTAAATCACTGGACTCGGGTGTTCAACACTTGTCTATTtgttaattggattttttttttcattttttcagaATATCAGTATATTACTCGTACATTGTCTGTTGATTATATGAGGCATGGATTTAACATTTTTATGGAATAAAACTGTAATTTTCACCAAAGAATTTGAGTTAATTAGCGATAAATAGCTTTGCTGGGCCTATATGATATTATGGGTATTCACCTAGATTATACATGACCCTTTTAGGGGCTTGTTCAATGAATTATTGGGCTAAATACCACTATACGACTACACCATTTTTACGTTTCATTTAgaaaactaattaaataaagaaaaaacaaacGATTTAGATCCTCGATAAATCAATCACATTGAGGGTGCTAGTACTATATAAATATCTCTTACTCTCAAAATTTTGAGTTTTCTCCATATTCCGTACCGATCACGTAAATTATTAACTATCAGTCACATCACGAAGGAGTTGAATTGTACTGTTTCGATGCATCCACATTTTTATCTCTCACACGAAATTGTATATAGGTATACTtatcattaaaattttatattaatatcgTATATACCTTCTCGATCGAACTATACTTTATTGAAAAAAGTGACAGACATCACACATTCGGTTCCACATAAATTTAGACAAGTGGTGTTATAATATTAATGACATTTAAATGTGTGGGTATATGGTCAATGAAGTACACATAAAACTGcataattaatgcataattgagaTTAATTAAGAGATGAAAGTGAGATGAGTTGGGAAGTCATGTTACACGTTAGGTGACTTACCAACTACCTTTACTTCACTTGCAAATCCTTCTTTCCCTTTCCTCTCCATCACAATACACGACCCAATTTCCTATCACGTCTCGTATTTCATTTCATCAGTACATACGCATACTAACATCGACATTCTCGGCCGGATGTtaaaaaatgagactcatacACGATAGACACTCATTTCCCTTCCCACCCACGTCAAACTAACCCTTCTTTCCCTTTCCTCTCCATCACAATACACGACCCAATTTCCTATCACGTCTCGTATTTCATTTCATCAGTACATACACATACTAACATCGGCCGGATGATAAAAAAACATGACTCGAACACGATAGAGACCCTTTTCCCTTCCCACCCAAGTCAAAATAATTACTACATCACTATCTTTTAAAGAGTAGACAAAATTGAACAACAACCTGTCTGCTTTAATAACAAGTAAAAAAAAGCATTTCAATAGTAAtaatattatgacaaaaatgAATGAATCTATAGACATTTCAGCCTGAGATTAGGCCGAGCCGCGCCAATCCACCACGGCTTCAACTCAACGTTGCACTCTTCCTCGACCGGGGCAGGCAAGTTGAGGTCAAGAAAACGCCGAACTTGTGGAGCTTGTGTCTCTTCGACACGAAGATGGCCAGTGGGATTGATCTTGGGCTGATCAGTGATCAAATGGGATCTTTTGTGACCACCCAATGCTTGGCCTGATGGGAAGATCTTGAAGCAAATTGGGCACTCATGATCTTTACTTTTTCTTGCAATCTTGAAGATTGTGAGGTGGATTTGTTGTTGTCGGAGCACAACAACCTTTGAACTTTTTGTGGCTTGCTCTGTGACCACCTAATGCTTGGTATGACGAGAAGGCCTTGTTGCAAATCATGCACCTAAACTTGTTATCCTCGGATTGATCATTCCGGTTGCTCTTGATTCTGTTATTGTTGTTGGAGTCAGAATTGGTGCAATCCATGGAGAGGAGTATCAAGGTGAAGGCAACCTCCTCCTGctcggaggaggaggaggagagatcAAGGGAGGACTCGTCCGAGTACCTTTGAGATCgcttcttcgtcttcttcttcttcgtgcATAATGATGGTTCGTCGCTGGAGGTGATCAAGTGAGACCTCATGTGGCCACCGAGGGACCGGCCGCAGGGGAACATTTTGCGGCAGAATTTGCACTTGTGGTTTGATTTGTGATCAACTTGTTCCATGTTCTAAATTGGCATGAAATTTGTGATGAGCaagaaaagataaagaaagtgaGCTAGTGAGCAACTAAGCAACCTCTCTCTCTTGATATATGGTTTATTTGCTCTTACTAGAAGTAGAAGTAGCTATAGGGTAGTTGAGAGTTGAAGAATATATCAAATCTGAAATGATGGCGATCAATGAGCCACTACACCACTACTACTTCTACCATTAAACAagacaactttttttttaatgagaTTAATTGATACCTCTTTTCAACACTATTATTGGTTTTCTCTCTCTTATACACTACTATGTATTGCCAACatgaaaactgaaataaaattaGATCACTTGAATTATCACATcttttcaatattatcattGGTTTTATCTCTCTTTGAGTAATTCTTGAAATTAATTTGTGTtataataaattcataataGTAATATGAAAAAAGTATTCTTTTCTTTGTCTTGGGTTATAAAGAGAGGCTAATGAGAGATGGGAAATTCGAGTTTTTGTCTTTGGAAGTTATTCTGTTGGACTTTTTTTATGATGTAGTTTTGCACAATGTAGGTGGGCTTCAATTTTTAGTTGTCATTTGTCAACAAAGCTTGCCACTTCACTCATCTAATTTATTTGCCAAATcattttggtttggattttaaGCATAGCTCCAACTCATTGTGAGTATCCCCGGAGGCAATGGTCCGAAGGGGGTCGGTGTGGAACGTGTATAGGGAAAGAGGGTTGGGCGCCACTCCAAGTTCCTTTCGACGaccatgcctgctctctggatATGAACTGCATAGTatttgatagaaatccatgggttccaggAGGAGTGGCTCATGagatttatatattagtttcagttttcttttaACACTGATGTGAGAcgttatatgttatttttctagtttcaattgccaagtattttttattttttatttttttttctcttttgaaCGATTTTTAGTTGGCATTAATGTGTGTACGTGTGTAAGGGCAATGCTGttactatattatataataatgaaaaataaagcaaaatggGTGTTCATATCCAATTAATTCTCTTTTATgtaattttcgaactacatttaTAGTTGGATTACCACGATTCGAGCTTGTTCCGATATAAGCGAACATGAGTCAGTTTCGATACTTTGATATTGTAAATTATAATAGCAATTTTACACCGACATTTGTATAATCGTTAGTTGATCCTATTAATCACTAGTATTGATTGTTAATATTGATGGGACTAGTGTGGATCAATAGTAATTAACTTTCATTGAAACTTCTATTATTCTATATATTATGGGGGTTGTATTATAcaacatttctatttttctaGTCAGAAATTTTAGAATTTGTACTGCTCAATTTTTAAGTCGTTTCTACCCTCAAATGAATTGTGAATAATCCGTTCTTCCCTTTGAAAAAAAGGGTACTTCCTGTTTTTTCGATGTTTAAAACAATCTTATCTTCTTCATATTAGTTGGCAAATTGGCAATAGTGTGATTAGCTGAATGAATTGCTCCGCCGTTGCTGCATTAATTGCCGGTCTTTACGGCCGGCTATATTTAATTACTATTATCTCATTGCAAAAATCGCTTAATTATAATACTATACttgattaaatatatttttctccTTTATGATATCCTCATCTTTACCCAACATTTTATTCCAAGATTTAGCTGTACTTTGTCTACATGCTGCCAATCTTTTGCTCCTTTTTTGTTATTGAATTAAGCTGGTTTTATGATGAAAATTATTGAGTGTGATTACTAGGAAATATCcccaaataaaatattatttcccaAACATTTTTGGTTGATTTCTTTTGAGCAAGAAGCATGTGCATGCACATTGTGTgtggtgtatataattttttcaactaTTTAGTTTATGGAATCTTGGTTTagaaagcaattaattaaagatcaaatTTCAGTTTAGGGtctttatgatttaatttgattttttttaatagaagTTAAAGTATGTACACTTTTTAGAAGTGCAAAATAAACACCACATATGTGTTTTCAGAGTAGATGAGCAGTCCATTTTAGGATTAGTTTATGAAATAGACGAATGTTTTCTAACTAAACAAAAAATGTgtatattttccttttcttctcaatttTCAAGATATTGAAAATTTTTCAAGAAATTTAGCTAATTGTTGATTACGAATCTCAAGTGAATTAACTTCATGGAGACAACATATCAGAGGAGTGGGCTAGAAATAGTAGGAGCAATATATATAGTGTGACaaaaattattctttttatttttttaagagtgAGTCACAACCACAACATTAGGTTATCTACATCACAATCAAAATGTCTTGGGACAAAGTGAGAAAAAGGGAGATAATACCACATAGGGGCAAATCTGTCTTTTCAAAATATGACTTAATATTATTGACCTATAAACAGACATTTATTGGTATTAACCTTTTAACCTTGGATCTAACATTATAGTAGTAAAATGTTAGGATTTTGCCAATGGTTAGAATAAtacttttttaaataataaagataGTGCTAGTAAATTAATAATGAgccatattttttaattatatgaactaaaaattactaatatatcactagcaaaaaagaaaataaaaaacccCAAACCATATATGTGCCCTCATTCATTGGGATGGTAAACTAAAGTTAATGGCTTCCTTTATTGGTGTGTTAGAGAACAACTACTCAGCTTTATATGCTTAACAAACACTCAAAATGGTCaatgttaaaataaaaaagaaaaattactaAACTTTTTCCATTTATAAAAACAAGCAATCAGCACTATCATTTTCACTAAACTAACTCAATTGTTGCTTGCTTGCTTGCTTGCTTGCATATGTGTAATGTGTTATGTGTGTCATCTGATTGATGCAAGTTATTAAaagtattattataatttaatagtGACTTTTGTGGAGAATTTGACAATTTTATGTGAAGGTAGGCCAATCAAGATTGTTTAGATGTGGCATAATCTATATCCTAGCATATAAATTCGTAACgaaattattaatattactattatatatgGATTTGAACAATAATGTGgcattttgtttttaattataagaacTAACTATCACTCATTTGGTTTCATGGAGGAGTGGTGATCCACAATTTCATGATGATGGAAAAGGAACGTAGCAAATTTCCTATattaaagaaaaattgaaatCTTAAAAAAGATTTTAAGGGCAGTGTGTTGAGTTGACTAAATATGTGGGAAATACATCTTTGTAATGGTGGGCACGAACATGAACATATATCTGTCCTTTTATTGGCAATTCATTTTCTACATCCATTTATATCATACCCCATGcaacttataaaaaaaataagtactcTCACGTCCTATAAGAGTAGgaactctttcatttttatttcgtctcataaaaatatatattttcaaattttaaaaactttctTCTTTCTAATAAGGTGGGACTCATTCCCAATAACAATacattttattactttttttttctgcatctctcttactttatcaatttgcattaaaattcgtgtccaaCCAAAAATGCATACTCTTATCGGATGTGTGGAGTACTCCACTACCTTTATCCTTGGAACTACATGAGATATACTACTAGTTCTATATGATATTTCATCCGTCCACAAAATAAAGATTCATTTTGCAATTTTGGAATGTTCACTATTTAAACAtccattattttatattattatttttatatgcgGACCTcgcattccattaactttttactCACAATtccattataaaattaatactaaaaatatgatttaggagtaatattttactTGACTCTTTCAtgataaagtcaaacaatttcttaaaatctttTTCAAATTACAATAACTCTTTACATTATAAATGGTGGACCTGGACCCATAACTAATAGTCATAGTTTTCCATAAAAATGAAATCACCTTccatttttaatatgttttctctctaatgagattaACTTCATTTATCTTTAATGGAGTAATACTTTTATAACTatatctttcctattttattaattaaatcactACACCACTATAAAAACAGAACTATGTGAGCGGAAAAGGGAAAAGGATGCAATATGACTCATCTGCCCTTTATATACAACAATTTATTCGATGCATTTATAAAATGTTTACAGAATCAGGTACCCAAGTCCCATACATAAATTGCCAAGTGGCAAGGACAAAAACGCCATTTACATCTTGAAACCATTCCACTGCAAATGAACCC encodes:
- the LOC121785206 gene encoding zinc finger protein ZAT4-like, whose translation is MEQVDHKSNHKCKFCRKMFPCGRSLGGHMRSHLITSSDEPSLCTKKKKTKKRSQRYSDESSLDLSSSSSEQEEVAFTLILLSMDCTNSDSNNNNRIKSNRNDQSEDNKFRCMICNKAFSSYQALGGHRASHKKFKGCCAPTTTNPPHNLQDCKKK